From a single Shewanella donghaensis genomic region:
- the napA gene encoding nitrate reductase catalytic subunit NapA, with amino-acid sequence MSISRREFLKANAATAAASAVGLALPIKMVQAEEKSAEIKWDKAPCRFCGVGCSVLVGTKGGKVVATQGDPESPVNKGLNCVKGYFLSKIMYGKDRLTSPLLRMTDGKYDKEGEFTPVSWDVALDTMAEKWKASIAKKGPTSVGMFGSGQWTIWEGYAASKLHKAGFLTNNIDPNARHCMASAVGGFMRTFGIDEPMGSYDDFEAADHFVLWGANMAEMHPILWSRLADRRLSHEGSKVHVLSTFENRSFELADNPMVFKPQSDLVLLNFIANYIIENDAVNKDFVSKHTNFRMGVTDIGYGLRPEHPLEQSAKNPGSGGSTPSSFEEYAKFVSTYTVEYASEMSGVPVENLIEMAKAYADPNIKVMSLWTMGINQHTRGVWANNMLYNIHLLTGKIATPGNSPFSLTGQPSACGTAREVGTFSHRLPADMVVANPKHRAITEKLWQLPEGTIPPKPGYHAVLQSRMLKDGKLNCYWTMCTNNMQAGPNINDEIYPGFRNPENFIVVSDPYPTVTATAADLILPTAMWVEKEGAYGNAERRTHMWHQQVLPPEGAKSDLWQLMEFSKRFKVSEVWPAELIAKKPEYADKTLYEILFANGVVDKFPASECKGDHNDENDAFGFYVQKGLFEEYAQFGRGHAHDLADFDTYHENRGARWPVVNGKETVRRFVEGSDPYVKEGEGFNFYGKPDGRAVIFALPYEPAAEEPNEEYDLWMSTGRVLEHWHTASMTARVPELHKSYPDAQVFMHPQDASSRGLKNGDEVKVISPRGEVKTRIETKGRNKPPVGVVFMPFFDARQLVNKLLLDATDPLSKETDFKKCPVKIVKA; translated from the coding sequence ATGAGCATAAGCCGTCGCGAGTTTCTAAAAGCCAATGCAGCTACAGCAGCCGCTTCGGCAGTTGGGCTTGCTTTACCAATTAAAATGGTTCAAGCAGAAGAAAAATCTGCAGAAATAAAATGGGACAAAGCACCTTGTCGTTTCTGTGGTGTGGGTTGTAGTGTGTTAGTCGGAACCAAAGGTGGCAAAGTTGTTGCTACTCAAGGTGATCCAGAAAGCCCAGTCAATAAAGGCCTAAACTGTGTTAAGGGCTATTTCCTTTCTAAAATTATGTACGGTAAAGACCGTCTTACTTCTCCATTACTAAGAATGACCGATGGTAAGTACGATAAAGAAGGTGAATTTACCCCAGTAAGCTGGGATGTTGCGCTTGATACCATGGCTGAGAAATGGAAAGCCAGTATCGCCAAGAAAGGTCCTACTTCTGTTGGTATGTTCGGTTCTGGTCAATGGACTATCTGGGAAGGCTACGCAGCATCTAAATTACACAAAGCAGGCTTCCTAACCAACAACATTGATCCTAACGCACGTCATTGTATGGCATCTGCGGTAGGTGGATTTATGCGTACCTTTGGTATTGATGAACCAATGGGTAGCTATGATGATTTTGAAGCTGCTGATCATTTCGTGCTTTGGGGCGCGAACATGGCAGAAATGCATCCTATTCTATGGTCTCGTTTAGCAGACCGTCGTTTAAGCCATGAAGGCAGTAAAGTTCACGTATTATCAACTTTCGAAAACCGTAGTTTCGAATTAGCTGATAATCCTATGGTGTTTAAGCCACAATCAGATTTAGTTCTGTTGAACTTCATTGCAAATTACATCATCGAAAATGATGCTGTAAACAAAGACTTCGTCAGCAAGCACACCAACTTTAGAATGGGTGTGACAGATATTGGTTACGGTTTACGTCCTGAGCATCCACTTGAGCAAAGTGCTAAGAATCCTGGAAGCGGTGGTTCAACGCCAAGTAGTTTTGAAGAGTACGCAAAATTTGTTAGTACTTACACGGTTGAATACGCTTCTGAAATGAGTGGTGTTCCAGTTGAAAACCTTATCGAAATGGCTAAAGCATACGCTGATCCTAACATTAAGGTGATGAGTTTATGGACCATGGGTATTAACCAACATACACGTGGAGTTTGGGCTAACAACATGCTGTACAACATTCATTTGTTGACTGGCAAAATTGCGACCCCTGGTAACAGTCCTTTCTCACTAACAGGTCAACCTTCAGCTTGTGGTACTGCACGTGAAGTGGGTACTTTCTCCCACCGTTTACCTGCAGACATGGTGGTGGCTAACCCTAAGCATCGCGCAATCACTGAAAAGTTATGGCAATTACCAGAAGGCACTATCCCGCCAAAACCGGGTTACCATGCTGTACTTCAAAGCCGTATGCTTAAAGATGGCAAGCTAAACTGTTACTGGACTATGTGTACCAATAACATGCAAGCCGGTCCAAACATCAACGATGAAATTTACCCCGGTTTCCGTAACCCAGAAAACTTCATCGTGGTATCAGATCCATACCCAACGGTTACTGCAACCGCAGCAGATTTGATTTTACCAACAGCAATGTGGGTAGAAAAAGAAGGTGCATATGGTAATGCTGAACGTCGTACTCATATGTGGCATCAACAAGTTTTACCACCAGAAGGTGCTAAATCTGATTTATGGCAATTGATGGAGTTTTCTAAGCGCTTTAAAGTGTCAGAAGTATGGCCTGCTGAACTTATTGCTAAGAAACCTGAATATGCTGATAAGACGCTTTATGAAATCTTATTTGCTAACGGTGTCGTTGATAAGTTCCCAGCATCTGAATGTAAAGGCGATCACAACGATGAAAACGATGCATTCGGTTTCTACGTTCAAAAAGGCCTATTTGAAGAATATGCTCAATTTGGCCGTGGTCATGCTCATGATTTAGCAGACTTTGATACTTACCATGAAAACCGCGGTGCTCGCTGGCCTGTTGTTAATGGTAAAGAAACGGTACGCCGCTTTGTTGAAGGTAGTGACCCGTATGTAAAAGAAGGCGAAGGGTTTAACTTTTACGGTAAGCCAGATGGCCGCGCAGTTATTTTTGCACTGCCATACGAACCTGCAGCAGAAGAGCCGAATGAAGAATACGACCTATGGATGTCTACCGGTCGTGTACTAGAGCATTGGCATACTGCAAGTATGACAGCCCGTGTACCAGAGTTGCATAAATCTTACCCTGATGCACAAGTATTCATGCACCCACAAGATGCGAGCAGTCGCGGACTGAAAAATGGTGATGAAGTGAAAGTGATTTCTCCACGTGGTGAAGTTAAAACACGTATTGAAACCAAAGGCCGTAACAAGCCACCTGTCGGCGTTGTGTTTATGCCATTCTTTGATGCTAGACAGCTGGTCAACAAATTATTACTTGATGCTACTGATCCGTTATCGAAAGAAACTGACTTCAAGAAGTGTCCTGTGAAGATTGTTAAAGCCTAA